The sequence TTTTATTGTGTAAATTTATTTTTTAATTTTGTTAAATAATTTACATAAATTATTATATTCAATATCTATTTGTTTTTTAAGCCCCTTAGGACCTATTTTTGTTAATTCACTTGCTGTATAATAATTGATTAATGTGTTTAGAATTTTTTTTCTGGCAGATTTTTCATCTAATTGTGACATTACCTTAATATCTGAAAAAGAAATAAATATTTTTTTTTCCTTGATTTTTAATTTTTGAGATGTTTTCATTGATTTAGATAAATAACTATTTATTTTTGATTGTGATATGTTGAATAGCATAAAAAACATCGGTGTCAAAAAAATTTTTTTTGGTAGATAATTACTAATTGATTTATTTTTTATTTTTTTACATCTAATAAAACCCATAGGTTCTAAAAAATCATTTATTAAACGTGAAGCTCGGGTGATAGATTTATTACCAGAGTCTGAGAAAGTAGAAAGACCACATTCATCTGCTAATTTTTCAACGGAAGCTTGAACTAAATTGGATTGAATATCGAAATAATACAACATAGCGACAACTATGGCTCTCATCGCGCATGCACGATGTTCATTTAATCTTCTAAATCGAGGTAAAATATTACCAGTTTTGGGATCTATAGGTAACAATTTATAGTTTAAATCACATCTAGCAACATCTATTTCTGATGCTTTTTTCATAGCATAACAAATGAATGTAGATCTCTTCCTATCATTTTTAGGTGGATTAAAAACTGGTTTAGGATTATATATATAATTTTTTCTAGGCACTAAATACACTTGATTAAGTAAAATATATTTTTATTTTATTTGGAAATTATTTTCAGCAAGAAAATGAAAAATAATATTTGTTATTTATTAAAAGTTTGAAATAATATTTGAAATAAATATAACATTAATAAAATAACATTACAAATCGTTTAATTCATTTTTTATAAGTATTTTTTAAATTAATAATTAATATAAATGATGCTTCTTTTTACTCATTTTATCAATATATGCCATACCAAATGCAGATAAAACAAACGTAAGGTGAATTATAACACATAACATTATTTTATCATCTAAAATTTTTTCAGCTTCCATAAAAAGACGTAAAAGATGTACAGAAGATATTGCAACTATTGATGATGCTACTTTATTTTTTATTGAATTTACATCCATAGTACCCATCCAACCCAATCTTTTTTCATTATCTTGAATATCCATTTTTGCAATAAAATTTTCATAACCAGAAAACATAACCATTACTAATAATCCACCCACTAAAGCAATATCAATTAGTGATAAAACAACTAATACTAAACCGGATTCAGACATAGCTAAAATATCTGGAATAATGAATACGATTTGTTGAAAAAATTTTAATGTCAATAATATAAAACCAAACGACAAACCAACATAAACAGGAAACATTAACCAACGAGAAGCATATATAGTTTTTTCAATAATTTTTTCCATTTTATTATTCCTAATTAATTTTTTAATAAAATATTTTTTTTTAAAAATAAATAATATTCATTAAATTTTTTTGTTTATAAAAAAAAATATTTTAAAAAAATTTAACAACTTATATTGAAAATAATTAAAATTTATGGTAAGAATATTCTTTTCTTTATAAATTATATTTATTCATAAAATAAAATAAAAGTAAAGTATATATTATATATACAAAAAATACGAAAAATTTTATTAAAATTTTTCCGTAAATTTATTTTTTATATGAATAAAAAATTAATTCCTTACTACTTTAAGTATTATTTTATGACATCAAGAAAATGTTATATACATAACCTGAATCCTATTTTTAAGCCTCCTAAAAATAATAAACGGCGGCCCTTTTTTATTTGTTATGCAATGGAAAGGGCAGAAGAGATAGATGTTTCAAGATGTGAATTAAATTATATTTTACAAGCAAAAAATATTAAGACAGGATTGCCTTTAAAAAGATTCAGACAATTAAATAAACATCGAGCATCTGCCATGAGAGCTATGGTTTCAGCAATGCTATATCATTTTAATATTTCTTCTGAATTAGTTCAAGCGTCTGTTGAACAATTATCTGATGAATGTGGTTTGTCCACAATATCTGCATCTGGCAATAAATCTATTACCCGAGCATCCAGATTAATAACAAATTTTATGGAACCTATGGGTTATGTGAGTTGTAAAAAGATATGGGATAAAATTTTAGGTAACTATATGCCTAAAATGATAAAACTTACTCCATTATTTTTTATGTTATTAGGAATTTCTGAAAAAAAATTAATTAATGCTAAACAACAACAATTAGGATGGATAAATAAAAATCTTATTAGCAAGGGACTTAATCCTATAACTATGCTTGATGCAAAAAGACGATCTAAAGATATTCAAATGAAAAGTATTTTTAAATATCGAGTTTCTAGACATGCTTTTTACAAAAAAAAGAAAAATGCACAACGTTTAATATCTTTAGATGAGAAAGAAGCTCGACAAACTATTCTTCGAGCATTAGTTGCCAAGTATTCTTTAAGTGAATTGACTAAAATGGGACCTAGTGGGTTAAAAAAACAAGTAAATATTAGTTATTATTATTTACGCAAAATAGCTACAAATACATATCCAGATAATTAAATATAAAAAAATATTTAAATAAATGCGTTTTTTTACGTAGTACTTACTATTCTTAATTTTTATTTTTTAAAAAATTTATAAAAAATTATTTCATTTTTTCTTAAATTTAAAGAAATCTTTTTAAAGATTTTTTTTTTATAAAAAAAAATCTTTAAAAAGATTTCTTTTTTTGTTAAAAAAATCTTTAAATGCATATTGTTTTTTTTAATAAATGCTTTTTATTATATAAATGCAAAATAACAGTGTTTAAAACTTATAAAAAAAATAAATAAACATAAAAAAATAGCGAAAGTCTTANNNNNNNNNNNNNNNNNNNNNNNNNNNNNNNNNNNNNNNNNNNNNNNNNNTAAGACTTTCGCTATTTTTTTAAAAATAAACTATACAATTTTTGAACTAAATTCCCTCCTCTTTAAAAGAAAATCAGGGATTTTACTTTCATAGATCTCTATTTCTTTTAAAAATTTCATAGTTAAATCTATGTTATCTAAATCATTTAATAAACAAAACCGACGAGAATCATCTAACTCAAATGAAAAAGAATTTTTATTTACAATTATTTTACTATTAATTAAATTAACACAAAAACTAATACCCAAATTTTTTTTTACAATATCAAAAAGAAAATCAATAACTTTTTCTTGTAATGTAATTAAAAGAAGTTTATTATTAAAACTATTGTTATAAAAAATATCACTAAAACTAGAAGCTATGATTATCTTAAATCCATAATCTAACAAAGACCAAACAGCATGCTCTCTAGAAGAACCACAGCCAAAATTCGACTTAGTTAATAAAATACTAGCATTTTCATAAACTTTTTTATTTAAAATAAATTGATTATTTTTTTTTAATTGATTAGAATCAAGATAACGCCAATCATGAAATAGATATTTACCAAATCCTATCTTGTTAATCTTCTGTAAAAATTGTTTAGGAATAATAATATCTGTATCTATATTAGATATATCTAAAGGAACAACAATACCTGTATGTTCAGTAAATTTAAGCATTTTAAAATATTCTCATTTTTATTTTTTTAAATTCATAGGATTAAAAAATTTACCATATAAAGCAGCTAATGCAGCCATAATAGGACTTACTAAATGTGTTCTACCACCCCTACCTTGACGACCTTCAAAATTTCTATTACTAGTAGAAGCACAACGTTCACCATAAGATAATTTATCATTATTCATCCCTAAACACATAGAACAACCAGGTAACCGCCAATCAAACCCCGAATTGATAAAAATTTTATCTAAACCCTCTCTTTCAGCTTGTCTTTTAACCACACCTGACCCAGGAACTACGATAGCTTTTAGATTTTTAGAAATTTTTTTATTTTTTAATATTTTCGAAGCTACTCTTAAATCTTCTATTCGTCCATTAGTACAAGATCCAATAAAAACTTTATCAATATTAATATCTGTTAAATAAGTACCTGGTTTCAAATCCATATATTCACAAGCAGATTTAGCTAAATCTCTTTTCATGAAACTATCAAAAAAATTAAAATCAGGTATTTTTTCATTAATAGAAATTACCTGATCTGGATTTGTCCCCCAAGTAACTTGAGGCAAAAGATTAGATATATCAATAGTAAAAGTTTTATCAAAAATTGCATTTTCATCTGTTTTTAAAGTTTTCCAAAATTCTAATGATTCTTTCCAAAAATCACCATATGGAGAATAAATTTTATTTTTTAAATATGAATAGGTAATTTGATCGGGTGCTATTAATCCAGATTTTGCACCAAGTTCAATTGCCATATTACAAATTGTCATTCTTTCCTCCATACTCATTTTGTTAATAACACTTCCACAGAATTCAATAACATATCCAGTCCCTCCAGATGATCCTATTTTACCTATAATAAATAAAATTACGTCTTTAGCAGTAACAAAGTGTTGCATTTCTCCAATGATTTCTATTTTCATACTTTTAAAACGTTGTTGTTTTAATGTTTGAGTAGCAAGAACATGTTCTACTTCTGAAGTACCAATACCAAAAGATAATGCACCAAATGCACCGTGAGTAGATGTATGGGAATCACCACACACAATAGTCATACCAGGTAAAGTCATCCCTTGTTCAGGTCCTATCACATGAACAATACCTTGATTAGGGTTGTTTAAATCATATAATGATATACCGAATTCTTTACAATTTTTTATTAATGTTTGCATTTGAATTTTTGCCATCGATCCTGATGCATTTATATCTTTACTCTGTGTTGATACATTATGATCCATTGTTGCAAAGGTTTTTTTAGGTTGTCTAACTGTTCGTTTTTTATTACGTAATGAATCAAAAGCTTGAGGAGATGTAACTTCATGAAGTAAATGTAAATCTATATATAAAACAGCTGAATCATTTTTTTTTGCATGTATAATATGTGAATCATATATTTTTTGATATAATGTTTTATTCATTTTTTATTTACCATTAATTAAACAATTAGCAATAGCATCACCCATTTCATTTGTTTTAAAATAATTTTTATCATTAGATATATCTATAGTTTTATAGCCTTTTTTTAAAACATTAATTACAGCATTATCAATTTTATCAGCTATTTTATCTAAGTTCATACTATATCTAATCAACATTGAAAGAGAGAGAATTTGTGCTATAGGATTAGCAATATTTTTGCCTTCAATATCAGGAGCAGATCCTCCTGCTGGTTCATATAAACCAAAATTTTTATTATTTAAGCTTGCAGATGGTAACATACCTATAGAACCTGTGATCATAGCACATTCATCTGAAATAATATCTCCAAAAAGATTTGAACATAATATTACGTCAAATTGATTAGGGTCTTTTATAATTTGCATGCAAGCATTATCAATATATAAATGAGATAAAATAACATCAGGATATTGTTTAGAAA comes from Buchnera aphidicola (Brevicoryne brassicae) and encodes:
- the repA gene encoding plasmid replication initiator RepA, which produces MPRKNYIYNPKPVFNPPKNDRKRSTFICYAMKKASEIDVARCDLNYKLLPIDPKTGNILPRFRRLNEHRACAMRAIVVAMLYYFDIQSNLVQASVEKLADECGLSTFSDSGNKSITRASRLINDFLEPMGFIRCKKIKNKSISNYLPKKIFLTPMFFMLFNISQSKINSYLSKSMKTSQKLKIKEKKIFISFSDIKVMSQLDEKSARKKILNTLINYYTASELTKIGPKGLKKQIDIEYNNLCKLFNKIKK
- a CDS encoding TIGR00645 family protein, which codes for MEKIIEKTIYASRWLMFPVYVGLSFGFILLTLKFFQQIVFIIPDILAMSESGLVLVVLSLIDIALVGGLLVMVMFSGYENFIAKMDIQDNEKRLGWMGTMDVNSIKNKVASSIVAISSVHLLRLFMEAEKILDDKIMLCVIIHLTFVLSAFGMAYIDKMSKKKHHLY
- the repA gene encoding plasmid replication initiator RepA produces the protein MTSRKCYIHNLNPIFKPPKNNKRRPFFICYAMERAEEIDVSRCELNYILQAKNIKTGLPLKRFRQLNKHRASAMRAMVSAMLYHFNISSELVQASVEQLSDECGLSTISASGNKSITRASRLITNFMEPMGYVSCKKIWDKILGNYMPKMIKLTPLFFMLLGISEKKLINAKQQQLGWINKNLISKGLNPITMLDAKRRSKDIQMKSIFKYRVSRHAFYKKKKNAQRLISLDEKEARQTILRALVAKYSLSELTKMGPSGLKKQVNISYYYLRKIATNTYPDN
- the leuD gene encoding 3-isopropylmalate dehydratase small subunit, which produces MLKFTEHTGIVVPLDISNIDTDIIIPKQFLQKINKIGFGKYLFHDWRYLDSNQLKKNNQFILNKKVYENASILLTKSNFGCGSSREHAVWSLLDYGFKIIIASSFSDIFYNNSFNNKLLLITLQEKVIDFLFDIVKKNLGISFCVNLINSKIIVNKNSFSFELDDSRRFCLLNDLDNIDLTMKFLKEIEIYESKIPDFLLKRREFSSKIV
- the leuC gene encoding 3-isopropylmalate dehydratase large subunit, which codes for MNKTLYQKIYDSHIIHAKKNDSAVLYIDLHLLHEVTSPQAFDSLRNKKRTVRQPKKTFATMDHNVSTQSKDINASGSMAKIQMQTLIKNCKEFGISLYDLNNPNQGIVHVIGPEQGMTLPGMTIVCGDSHTSTHGAFGALSFGIGTSEVEHVLATQTLKQQRFKSMKIEIIGEMQHFVTAKDVILFIIGKIGSSGGTGYVIEFCGSVINKMSMEERMTICNMAIELGAKSGLIAPDQITYSYLKNKIYSPYGDFWKESLEFWKTLKTDENAIFDKTFTIDISNLLPQVTWGTNPDQVISINEKIPDFNFFDSFMKRDLAKSACEYMDLKPGTYLTDINIDKVFIGSCTNGRIEDLRVASKILKNKKISKNLKAIVVPGSGVVKRQAEREGLDKIFINSGFDWRLPGCSMCLGMNNDKLSYGERCASTSNRNFEGRQGRGGRTHLVSPIMAALAALYGKFFNPMNLKK